In a genomic window of Demequina muriae:
- a CDS encoding RNA polymerase sigma factor, with product MSRPDIAEVVADVYREGGSRLAAYGYVLTGSHHDAEELVQAAVVKTLVKRRRLDDHRAIEGYVRATMRTLHIDGIRRDTTWRRLVPKVASRDPHDHAADVEEHDEISRALAELPPRVRTAVALRFYDDLTVADIAVAMRLSDGTVKKYLAEGRQRLAPVLGVSADEPERLPVVERSKP from the coding sequence ATGAGCAGGCCGGATATCGCTGAGGTGGTCGCGGACGTGTACCGCGAGGGCGGATCGCGCCTGGCCGCCTACGGCTACGTGCTGACCGGCTCGCATCACGATGCGGAGGAGCTGGTGCAGGCGGCGGTCGTGAAGACCCTCGTCAAGCGCCGGCGGCTCGACGACCACCGCGCGATCGAGGGCTACGTCCGCGCGACCATGCGCACGCTCCACATCGACGGGATCCGCCGGGACACTACGTGGCGCCGGCTGGTCCCCAAGGTCGCGTCGCGCGATCCGCACGACCATGCCGCCGACGTCGAGGAGCACGACGAGATCAGCCGGGCGCTGGCCGAGCTGCCTCCGCGCGTGCGCACCGCCGTCGCGCTGCGCTTCTACGACGACCTCACGGTGGCGGACATCGCGGTGGCGATGCGCCTGAGCGATGGCACCGTCAAGAAGTACCTGGCAGAGGGCCGGCAACGGCTCGCGCCGGTGCTGGGAGTGAGCGCCGACGAACCCGAAAGGCTGCCCGTGGTTGAGAGGAGCAAGCCATGA
- a CDS encoding sigma-70 family RNA polymerase sigma factor, which yields MTDDELLGEMLDRASRRLAAYGYLLTGSQHTGEDLVQDAIVKVFVRRRRIPNAAAAEGYVRAAMRTLHLDGLRRDKVWRRLMPGQAVRDEQPDATERIHAADAVGRALGALSPRQRTAVVLRFYDDLTVADVAHEMGLAVGTVKRYLSDALDRLALEVGDDATFDVERVAVVDTEGRS from the coding sequence GTGACCGACGACGAGCTGCTGGGCGAGATGCTCGACCGCGCGTCCCGGCGTCTCGCGGCCTACGGCTACCTGCTGACGGGCTCGCAGCACACGGGCGAGGACTTGGTCCAGGACGCGATCGTCAAGGTGTTCGTGCGCCGCCGCCGCATCCCGAACGCCGCCGCGGCCGAGGGCTACGTGCGCGCCGCGATGCGCACCCTGCACCTCGACGGACTGCGCCGCGACAAGGTGTGGCGTCGCCTCATGCCCGGGCAGGCCGTTCGCGACGAGCAGCCCGATGCCACGGAACGGATCCATGCGGCCGATGCGGTGGGCAGAGCGCTCGGCGCGCTCAGTCCGCGCCAGCGCACCGCTGTCGTTTTGCGCTTCTACGACGACCTCACGGTCGCGGACGTGGCCCACGAGATGGGCCTGGCCGTCGGGACGGTCAAGCGGTACCTCTCGGATGCCCTCGACCGTTTGGCGCTCGAGGTGGGTGACGACGCGACGTTCGATGTCGAACGCGTCGCGGTGGTGGACACGGAGGGTCGGTCATGA